From a region of the Penaeus vannamei isolate JL-2024 chromosome 2, ASM4276789v1, whole genome shotgun sequence genome:
- the Abp1 gene encoding drebrin-like protein isoform X4 — MSIDLDTNRNSILQAFNDVVSDKTSTDWALFGYEGQTNVLKVVGTGEDGLEELAEDLNSSKIMYAVVRVTDPNTTRFKIVLINWQGEGAPTLRKGTCARHLADVHKLLRGVHVTVNARTEEEVEPEFVMAAVLKASATTYNFSDRSEMNDKTTPVPKPQVLRGAAVACGDGPKTFPSKKPKPKPKLDMGTNYKRTNPLAEIDSKSRNKFWEEQEAEERRRKTEEQQKKEEELKKLESERRQREIIDTKQREQLTKERNARIMSERKAEEAAALRCAQKDDPKWQQELENQQREENERAKRAEMMRLERKKEAESLIGHRTHSTRAIFESCSSASNSQPSAQDRNRPPPRKLKEFKPVNSPAREESEGGTSTPGRGVAARWPPAAESPQQQVTPKQQRVNTMGSVSVSTPVQSIVPAASSPPAPPSKQPPEVSKPQTNGNAKADICDTTIEMAKGSYHKNIPEEDDRNFKVQSATTNGAANSNVTYDTTVQSNSSAVASPSAEIPGIGMIYEVDGVEYQILPEHGLCARALYDYQAADDSEITFDPSEIITNIDQIDEGWWQGIGPDGMFGLFPANYVELINQPPV, encoded by the exons AGGATGGACTGGAAGAGTTGGCAGAGGACCTTAATAGCAGCAAGATAATGTATGCTGTCGTGCGTGTTACAGATCCTAACACGACCAGGTTTAAGATCGTCTTAATTAATTGG CAAGGTGAAGGTGCGCCAACTTTACGAAAAGGAACATGTGCGCGACACTTAGCCGATGTACACAAATTGTTGCGCGGAGTTCATGTGACGGTAAATgcaagaacggaggaggaggtcgagccgGAGTTTGTGATGGCCGCAGTCTTAAAAGCATCAGCCACAACCTACAACTTTAGCGATCGATCGGAGATGAATGATAAAACAACTCCAGTG CCGAAGCCTCAGGTCCTTAGAGGTGCTGCTGTAGCCTGTGGTGATGGCCCCAAAACTTTTCCCTCTAAAAAGCCTAAACCTAAACCGAAGCTTGATATG GGAACCAATTACAAGCGCACAAATCCTCTTGCGGAAATAGACTCAAAGTCGCGCAACAAATTCTGGGAAGAgcaagaggcagaagagaggaggaggaagaccgaAGAACagcagaaaaaagaggaggaacttAAGAAACTTGAGAgcgaaagaagacagagagag ATTATTGATACTAAACAAAGAGAACAGTTAACCAAGGAGAGAAATGCACGCATAATGTCAGAGCGCAAAGCAGAAGAAGCTGCTGCCCTACGATGTGCTCAAAAGGATGACCCGAAGTGGCAGCAGGAGCTAGAGAACCAACAGCGTGAAGAAAATGAGCGAGCAAAACGAGCAGAAATGATGCGATTGGAACGGAAAAAG GAGGCAGAGTCTCTTATTGGGCACAGGACACACTCAACACGCGCAATCTTTGAGTCCTGCAGCAGTGCTAGCAACTCCCAGCCATCAGCCCAAGACAGGAACCGTCCCCCGCCTCGCAAGTTAAAGGAATTCAAGCCAGTGAACTCCCCTGCAAG agaagagagtgagggaggaaccTCGACCCCAGGCAGAGGGGTGGCTGCACGTTGGCCTCCTGCGGCTGAATCACCACAACAACAAGTAACGCCCAAGCAGCAAAGAG TTAACACGATGGGATCAGTCAGTGTAAGCACGCCAGTCCAGTCCATTGTTCCTGCAGCATCCTCTCCGCCTGCCCCACCCAGCAAACAGCCTCCAGAGGTGTCCAAACCTCAAACG AATGGTAATGCAAAAGCAGATATATGTGATACCACGATAGAAATGGCAAAAGGAAGTTATCATAAGAATATTCCTGAGGAAGATGATCGCAACTTCAAGGTGCAGTCTGCAACCACAAACGGTGCAGCTAACAGTAATGTGACTTATGATACAACCGTCCAAAGCAATTCGTCTGCTGTTGCCTCGCCCAGTGCAGAGATTCCTGGTATTGGCATGATCTATGAAGTGGAT GGTGTAGAATACCAGATTCTGCCAGAACATGGCCTCTGTGCGAGGGCCCTCTACGACTACCAGGCTG CCGATGACAGTGAGATTACCTTTGACCCGTCGGAGATCATCACAAACATCGACCAGATTGACGAGGGGTGGTGGCAAGGCATTGGGCCCGATGGGATGTTTGGTCTTTTCCCAGCTAATTACGTAGAGCTAATCAATCAGCCGCCTGTTTGA
- the Abp1 gene encoding drebrin-like protein isoform X3 encodes MSIDLDTNRNSILQAFNDVVSDKTSTDWALFGYEGQTNVLKVVGTGEDGLEELAEDLNSSKIMYAVVRVTDPNTTRFKIVLINWQGEGAPTLRKGTCARHLADVHKLLRGVHVTVNARTEEEVEPEFVMAAVLKASATTYNFSDRSEMNDKTTPVGTNYKRTNPLAEIDSKSRNKFWEEQEAEERRRKTEEQQKKEEELKKLESERRQREIIDTKQREQLTKERNARIMSERKAEEAAALRCAQKDDPKWQQELENQQREENERAKRAEMMRLERKKEAESLIGHRTHSTRAIFESCSSASNSQPSAQDRNRPPPRKLKEFKPVNSPAREESEGGTSTPGRGVAARWPPAAESPQQQVTPKQQRVNTMGSVSVSTPVQSIVPAASSPPAPPSKQPPEVSKPQTEVGGSTGYVRNLLREGLPARPDSDDEDQNVEKDEWEEDTSESQPQHPPQPAQQSPLRNTTTTTITASPVTFPTSHHHNNNQNPPTNQSPPPPLPSSSPPALPSHTSPVPSLKQPSTQSTVIPVSQQHHSVPQPENEYQVPPHHTNGNAKADICDTTIEMAKGSYHKNIPEEDDRNFKVQSATTNGAANSNVTYDTTVQSNSSAVASPSAEIPGIGMIYEVDGVEYQILPEHGLCARALYDYQAADDSEITFDPSEIITNIDQIDEGWWQGIGPDGMFGLFPANYVELINQPPV; translated from the exons AGGATGGACTGGAAGAGTTGGCAGAGGACCTTAATAGCAGCAAGATAATGTATGCTGTCGTGCGTGTTACAGATCCTAACACGACCAGGTTTAAGATCGTCTTAATTAATTGG CAAGGTGAAGGTGCGCCAACTTTACGAAAAGGAACATGTGCGCGACACTTAGCCGATGTACACAAATTGTTGCGCGGAGTTCATGTGACGGTAAATgcaagaacggaggaggaggtcgagccgGAGTTTGTGATGGCCGCAGTCTTAAAAGCATCAGCCACAACCTACAACTTTAGCGATCGATCGGAGATGAATGATAAAACAACTCCAGTG GGAACCAATTACAAGCGCACAAATCCTCTTGCGGAAATAGACTCAAAGTCGCGCAACAAATTCTGGGAAGAgcaagaggcagaagagaggaggaggaagaccgaAGAACagcagaaaaaagaggaggaacttAAGAAACTTGAGAgcgaaagaagacagagagag ATTATTGATACTAAACAAAGAGAACAGTTAACCAAGGAGAGAAATGCACGCATAATGTCAGAGCGCAAAGCAGAAGAAGCTGCTGCCCTACGATGTGCTCAAAAGGATGACCCGAAGTGGCAGCAGGAGCTAGAGAACCAACAGCGTGAAGAAAATGAGCGAGCAAAACGAGCAGAAATGATGCGATTGGAACGGAAAAAG GAGGCAGAGTCTCTTATTGGGCACAGGACACACTCAACACGCGCAATCTTTGAGTCCTGCAGCAGTGCTAGCAACTCCCAGCCATCAGCCCAAGACAGGAACCGTCCCCCGCCTCGCAAGTTAAAGGAATTCAAGCCAGTGAACTCCCCTGCAAG agaagagagtgagggaggaaccTCGACCCCAGGCAGAGGGGTGGCTGCACGTTGGCCTCCTGCGGCTGAATCACCACAACAACAAGTAACGCCCAAGCAGCAAAGAG TTAACACGATGGGATCAGTCAGTGTAAGCACGCCAGTCCAGTCCATTGTTCCTGCAGCATCCTCTCCGCCTGCCCCACCCAGCAAACAGCCTCCAGAGGTGTCCAAACCTCAAACG GAGGTAGGAGGCAGCACAGGGTATGTGAGGAACTTGCTACGAGAAGGCCTTCCTGCTCGACCTGACTCAGATGATGAGGACCAGAACGTGGAGAAAGACGAGTGGGAAGAAGACACATCTGAGAGTCAACCACAACATCCACCACAACCCGCACAACAGTCCCCACTTcgtaataccaccaccaccaccattactgccAGCCCTGTCACTTTCCCTACCagtcaccaccacaacaacaaccagaatCCACCGACGAatcagtctcctcctcctccccttccctcatcctcccctccagcccttccctcccacacctccccagtACCCTCTCTCAAGCAACCCTCTACCCAGTCCACAGTCATCCCAGTCTCACAGCAGCATCACAGCGTGCCTCAGCCTGAAAACGAGTACCAGGTTCCCCCACATCAcact AATGGTAATGCAAAAGCAGATATATGTGATACCACGATAGAAATGGCAAAAGGAAGTTATCATAAGAATATTCCTGAGGAAGATGATCGCAACTTCAAGGTGCAGTCTGCAACCACAAACGGTGCAGCTAACAGTAATGTGACTTATGATACAACCGTCCAAAGCAATTCGTCTGCTGTTGCCTCGCCCAGTGCAGAGATTCCTGGTATTGGCATGATCTATGAAGTGGAT GGTGTAGAATACCAGATTCTGCCAGAACATGGCCTCTGTGCGAGGGCCCTCTACGACTACCAGGCTG CCGATGACAGTGAGATTACCTTTGACCCGTCGGAGATCATCACAAACATCGACCAGATTGACGAGGGGTGGTGGCAAGGCATTGGGCCCGATGGGATGTTTGGTCTTTTCCCAGCTAATTACGTAGAGCTAATCAATCAGCCGCCTGTTTGA
- the Abp1 gene encoding drebrin-like protein isoform X1: MSIDLDTNRNSILQAFNDVVSDKTSTDWALFGYEGQTNVLKVVGTGEDGLEELAEDLNSSKIMYAVVRVTDPNTTRFKIVLINWQGEGAPTLRKGTCARHLADVHKLLRGVHVTVNARTEEEVEPEFVMAAVLKASATTYNFSDRSEMNDKTTPVPKPQVLRGAAVACGDGPKTFPSKKPKPKPKLDMGTNYKRTNPLAEIDSKSRNKFWEEQEAEERRRKTEEQQKKEEELKKLESERRQREIIDTKQREQLTKERNARIMSERKAEEAAALRCAQKDDPKWQQELENQQREENERAKRAEMMRLERKKEAESLIGHRTHSTRAIFESCSSASNSQPSAQDRNRPPPRKLKEFKPVNSPAREESEGGTSTPGRGVAARWPPAAESPQQQVTPKQQRVNTMGSVSVSTPVQSIVPAASSPPAPPSKQPPEVSKPQTEVGGSTGYVRNLLREGLPARPDSDDEDQNVEKDEWEEDTSESQPQHPPQPAQQSPLRNTTTTTITASPVTFPTSHHHNNNQNPPTNQSPPPPLPSSSPPALPSHTSPVPSLKQPSTQSTVIPVSQQHHSVPQPENEYQVPPHHTNGNAKADICDTTIEMAKGSYHKNIPEEDDRNFKVQSATTNGAANSNVTYDTTVQSNSSAVASPSAEIPGIGMIYEVDGVEYQILPEHGLCARALYDYQAADDSEITFDPSEIITNIDQIDEGWWQGIGPDGMFGLFPANYVELINQPPV; encoded by the exons AGGATGGACTGGAAGAGTTGGCAGAGGACCTTAATAGCAGCAAGATAATGTATGCTGTCGTGCGTGTTACAGATCCTAACACGACCAGGTTTAAGATCGTCTTAATTAATTGG CAAGGTGAAGGTGCGCCAACTTTACGAAAAGGAACATGTGCGCGACACTTAGCCGATGTACACAAATTGTTGCGCGGAGTTCATGTGACGGTAAATgcaagaacggaggaggaggtcgagccgGAGTTTGTGATGGCCGCAGTCTTAAAAGCATCAGCCACAACCTACAACTTTAGCGATCGATCGGAGATGAATGATAAAACAACTCCAGTG CCGAAGCCTCAGGTCCTTAGAGGTGCTGCTGTAGCCTGTGGTGATGGCCCCAAAACTTTTCCCTCTAAAAAGCCTAAACCTAAACCGAAGCTTGATATG GGAACCAATTACAAGCGCACAAATCCTCTTGCGGAAATAGACTCAAAGTCGCGCAACAAATTCTGGGAAGAgcaagaggcagaagagaggaggaggaagaccgaAGAACagcagaaaaaagaggaggaacttAAGAAACTTGAGAgcgaaagaagacagagagag ATTATTGATACTAAACAAAGAGAACAGTTAACCAAGGAGAGAAATGCACGCATAATGTCAGAGCGCAAAGCAGAAGAAGCTGCTGCCCTACGATGTGCTCAAAAGGATGACCCGAAGTGGCAGCAGGAGCTAGAGAACCAACAGCGTGAAGAAAATGAGCGAGCAAAACGAGCAGAAATGATGCGATTGGAACGGAAAAAG GAGGCAGAGTCTCTTATTGGGCACAGGACACACTCAACACGCGCAATCTTTGAGTCCTGCAGCAGTGCTAGCAACTCCCAGCCATCAGCCCAAGACAGGAACCGTCCCCCGCCTCGCAAGTTAAAGGAATTCAAGCCAGTGAACTCCCCTGCAAG agaagagagtgagggaggaaccTCGACCCCAGGCAGAGGGGTGGCTGCACGTTGGCCTCCTGCGGCTGAATCACCACAACAACAAGTAACGCCCAAGCAGCAAAGAG TTAACACGATGGGATCAGTCAGTGTAAGCACGCCAGTCCAGTCCATTGTTCCTGCAGCATCCTCTCCGCCTGCCCCACCCAGCAAACAGCCTCCAGAGGTGTCCAAACCTCAAACG GAGGTAGGAGGCAGCACAGGGTATGTGAGGAACTTGCTACGAGAAGGCCTTCCTGCTCGACCTGACTCAGATGATGAGGACCAGAACGTGGAGAAAGACGAGTGGGAAGAAGACACATCTGAGAGTCAACCACAACATCCACCACAACCCGCACAACAGTCCCCACTTcgtaataccaccaccaccaccattactgccAGCCCTGTCACTTTCCCTACCagtcaccaccacaacaacaaccagaatCCACCGACGAatcagtctcctcctcctccccttccctcatcctcccctccagcccttccctcccacacctccccagtACCCTCTCTCAAGCAACCCTCTACCCAGTCCACAGTCATCCCAGTCTCACAGCAGCATCACAGCGTGCCTCAGCCTGAAAACGAGTACCAGGTTCCCCCACATCAcact AATGGTAATGCAAAAGCAGATATATGTGATACCACGATAGAAATGGCAAAAGGAAGTTATCATAAGAATATTCCTGAGGAAGATGATCGCAACTTCAAGGTGCAGTCTGCAACCACAAACGGTGCAGCTAACAGTAATGTGACTTATGATACAACCGTCCAAAGCAATTCGTCTGCTGTTGCCTCGCCCAGTGCAGAGATTCCTGGTATTGGCATGATCTATGAAGTGGAT GGTGTAGAATACCAGATTCTGCCAGAACATGGCCTCTGTGCGAGGGCCCTCTACGACTACCAGGCTG CCGATGACAGTGAGATTACCTTTGACCCGTCGGAGATCATCACAAACATCGACCAGATTGACGAGGGGTGGTGGCAAGGCATTGGGCCCGATGGGATGTTTGGTCTTTTCCCAGCTAATTACGTAGAGCTAATCAATCAGCCGCCTGTTTGA
- the Abp1 gene encoding drebrin-like protein isoform X2 — MSIDLDTNRNSILQAFNDVVSDKTSTDWALFGYEGQTNVLKVVGTGEDGLEELAEDLNSSKIMYAVVRVTDPNTTRFKIVLINWQGEGAPTLRKGTCARHLADVHKLLRGVHVTVNARTEEEVEPEFVMAAVLKASATTYNFSDRSEMNDKTTPVKGLVDTFKRGEATGAAGTNYKRTNPLAEIDSKSRNKFWEEQEAEERRRKTEEQQKKEEELKKLESERRQREIIDTKQREQLTKERNARIMSERKAEEAAALRCAQKDDPKWQQELENQQREENERAKRAEMMRLERKKEAESLIGHRTHSTRAIFESCSSASNSQPSAQDRNRPPPRKLKEFKPVNSPAREESEGGTSTPGRGVAARWPPAAESPQQQVTPKQQRVNTMGSVSVSTPVQSIVPAASSPPAPPSKQPPEVSKPQTEVGGSTGYVRNLLREGLPARPDSDDEDQNVEKDEWEEDTSESQPQHPPQPAQQSPLRNTTTTTITASPVTFPTSHHHNNNQNPPTNQSPPPPLPSSSPPALPSHTSPVPSLKQPSTQSTVIPVSQQHHSVPQPENEYQVPPHHTNGNAKADICDTTIEMAKGSYHKNIPEEDDRNFKVQSATTNGAANSNVTYDTTVQSNSSAVASPSAEIPGIGMIYEVDGVEYQILPEHGLCARALYDYQAADDSEITFDPSEIITNIDQIDEGWWQGIGPDGMFGLFPANYVELINQPPV; from the exons AGGATGGACTGGAAGAGTTGGCAGAGGACCTTAATAGCAGCAAGATAATGTATGCTGTCGTGCGTGTTACAGATCCTAACACGACCAGGTTTAAGATCGTCTTAATTAATTGG CAAGGTGAAGGTGCGCCAACTTTACGAAAAGGAACATGTGCGCGACACTTAGCCGATGTACACAAATTGTTGCGCGGAGTTCATGTGACGGTAAATgcaagaacggaggaggaggtcgagccgGAGTTTGTGATGGCCGCAGTCTTAAAAGCATCAGCCACAACCTACAACTTTAGCGATCGATCGGAGATGAATGATAAAACAACTCCAGTG AAAGGCTTAGTTGACACTTTCAAGCGGGGTGAAGCAACAGGGGCTGCG GGAACCAATTACAAGCGCACAAATCCTCTTGCGGAAATAGACTCAAAGTCGCGCAACAAATTCTGGGAAGAgcaagaggcagaagagaggaggaggaagaccgaAGAACagcagaaaaaagaggaggaacttAAGAAACTTGAGAgcgaaagaagacagagagag ATTATTGATACTAAACAAAGAGAACAGTTAACCAAGGAGAGAAATGCACGCATAATGTCAGAGCGCAAAGCAGAAGAAGCTGCTGCCCTACGATGTGCTCAAAAGGATGACCCGAAGTGGCAGCAGGAGCTAGAGAACCAACAGCGTGAAGAAAATGAGCGAGCAAAACGAGCAGAAATGATGCGATTGGAACGGAAAAAG GAGGCAGAGTCTCTTATTGGGCACAGGACACACTCAACACGCGCAATCTTTGAGTCCTGCAGCAGTGCTAGCAACTCCCAGCCATCAGCCCAAGACAGGAACCGTCCCCCGCCTCGCAAGTTAAAGGAATTCAAGCCAGTGAACTCCCCTGCAAG agaagagagtgagggaggaaccTCGACCCCAGGCAGAGGGGTGGCTGCACGTTGGCCTCCTGCGGCTGAATCACCACAACAACAAGTAACGCCCAAGCAGCAAAGAG TTAACACGATGGGATCAGTCAGTGTAAGCACGCCAGTCCAGTCCATTGTTCCTGCAGCATCCTCTCCGCCTGCCCCACCCAGCAAACAGCCTCCAGAGGTGTCCAAACCTCAAACG GAGGTAGGAGGCAGCACAGGGTATGTGAGGAACTTGCTACGAGAAGGCCTTCCTGCTCGACCTGACTCAGATGATGAGGACCAGAACGTGGAGAAAGACGAGTGGGAAGAAGACACATCTGAGAGTCAACCACAACATCCACCACAACCCGCACAACAGTCCCCACTTcgtaataccaccaccaccaccattactgccAGCCCTGTCACTTTCCCTACCagtcaccaccacaacaacaaccagaatCCACCGACGAatcagtctcctcctcctccccttccctcatcctcccctccagcccttccctcccacacctccccagtACCCTCTCTCAAGCAACCCTCTACCCAGTCCACAGTCATCCCAGTCTCACAGCAGCATCACAGCGTGCCTCAGCCTGAAAACGAGTACCAGGTTCCCCCACATCAcact AATGGTAATGCAAAAGCAGATATATGTGATACCACGATAGAAATGGCAAAAGGAAGTTATCATAAGAATATTCCTGAGGAAGATGATCGCAACTTCAAGGTGCAGTCTGCAACCACAAACGGTGCAGCTAACAGTAATGTGACTTATGATACAACCGTCCAAAGCAATTCGTCTGCTGTTGCCTCGCCCAGTGCAGAGATTCCTGGTATTGGCATGATCTATGAAGTGGAT GGTGTAGAATACCAGATTCTGCCAGAACATGGCCTCTGTGCGAGGGCCCTCTACGACTACCAGGCTG CCGATGACAGTGAGATTACCTTTGACCCGTCGGAGATCATCACAAACATCGACCAGATTGACGAGGGGTGGTGGCAAGGCATTGGGCCCGATGGGATGTTTGGTCTTTTCCCAGCTAATTACGTAGAGCTAATCAATCAGCCGCCTGTTTGA